A single window of Pseudomonas lutea DNA harbors:
- a CDS encoding Gfo/Idh/MocA family protein yields MHPIRLGLVGYGKIAQDQHVPAIRGSDRFELVAVATLGQHCPDVPNFSSLAELLEQGPQVDAIAFCTPPQGRFALVEQALRAGKHVLVEKPPCSTLGEALALIDEVNAAGVSGLFAWHSRFAPGVLNAKQWLEGKTLKQVRIDWKEQVRKWHPGQAWIWQAGGLGVFDPGINALSIITELLPRALFVESAHLNVPGNCQSPIAAFLQMRSGEQVRVLAELDFDHSVNEQWSIELECEEGVMRLDAGGAQVTLDGVSQEVSEEGEYPVMYAHFARLIQAGKSDLDLQPLRIVADSFFVGSKTTVADFHE; encoded by the coding sequence ATGCATCCGATTCGTTTAGGGCTGGTGGGTTACGGCAAGATCGCCCAGGACCAGCACGTGCCGGCCATTCGCGGCAGCGACCGTTTCGAACTGGTCGCCGTCGCGACGCTGGGTCAGCACTGCCCGGACGTGCCCAATTTCAGTTCGCTGGCCGAGCTGCTGGAGCAGGGGCCGCAGGTCGATGCCATCGCGTTCTGCACGCCGCCTCAAGGCCGTTTTGCGCTGGTCGAACAGGCGCTGAGGGCAGGCAAACACGTGCTGGTGGAGAAGCCGCCGTGCTCGACCCTGGGCGAAGCGCTCGCGCTGATCGATGAGGTCAACGCGGCTGGCGTCAGCGGCCTGTTCGCCTGGCACTCGCGGTTCGCGCCCGGGGTTCTTAACGCAAAGCAGTGGCTTGAAGGGAAAACCCTCAAGCAGGTGCGCATCGACTGGAAAGAGCAGGTGCGCAAGTGGCACCCGGGGCAGGCGTGGATCTGGCAGGCAGGCGGGCTGGGCGTGTTCGATCCGGGAATCAACGCGTTGTCGATCATCACTGAGCTGCTGCCGCGCGCGCTTTTCGTCGAATCCGCCCATCTGAACGTGCCCGGCAACTGCCAGTCGCCGATTGCGGCGTTTCTGCAGATGCGTTCGGGTGAGCAGGTGCGAGTGTTGGCTGAGCTGGATTTCGATCACAGCGTCAATGAGCAGTGGAGCATCGAACTGGAGTGTGAAGAGGGCGTGATGCGCCTGGACGCGGGCGGTGCGCAGGTCACCCTCGACGGCGTTTCACAGGAAGTGTCGGAGGAGGGTGAGTACCCTGTGATGTACGCGCATTTCGCGCGGTTGATCCAAGCCGGCAAAAGCGACCTCGACCTGCAACCGCTGCGCATCGTCGCCGACAGCTTTTTCGTGGGCAGCAAAACAACTGTTGCTGATTTTCACGAGTAA
- a CDS encoding NUDIX domain-containing protein, which produces MPSHFIRITDEQLLSDNWYVLKKYSFELQRRDGTWQQQTREVYDRGNGATILLYNLEQRTVVLTRQFRMPAFVNDHNGYLIEAAAGLLDNASPEERIRLEAEEETGYVVRSVKKIFDAFMSPGSVTERIHFFIGEYQPDDRVSEGGGLEEEGEDIEVLELDFDRAIAMVASGEIADGKTIMLLQYLELRLMR; this is translated from the coding sequence ATGCCATCCCATTTCATTCGCATCACCGACGAACAACTGCTCTCAGACAATTGGTACGTGCTCAAAAAATACAGCTTCGAACTGCAACGCCGCGACGGCACCTGGCAACAGCAGACCCGTGAGGTCTATGACCGAGGCAATGGCGCGACCATTCTGTTGTACAACCTTGAGCAGCGCACGGTGGTGCTGACCCGCCAGTTCCGCATGCCGGCGTTCGTCAACGACCACAATGGCTACCTGATCGAAGCCGCAGCCGGCTTGCTCGACAACGCCAGCCCCGAAGAGCGCATTCGCCTGGAAGCCGAGGAAGAAACCGGCTACGTCGTACGCTCGGTGAAGAAGATTTTCGACGCATTCATGAGCCCCGGTTCGGTCACCGAGCGCATTCACTTTTTCATCGGCGAATACCAGCCGGACGACCGGGTCAGCGAAGGCGGCGGGCTCGAAGAGGAGGGCGAAGACATCGAAGTGCTGGAGCTGGATTTCGATCGCGCCATTGCCATGGTCGCCAGCGGCGAGATTGCCGACGGCAAAACCATCATGCTCCTGCAATACCTGGAGCTGCGCTTGATGCGGTGA
- a CDS encoding sigma-70 family RNA polymerase sigma factor, which produces MDFRPAISQPRRLGSSALGAIHAARDARLDALMGAYNTHREALLRLAAKFLGCRARAEDVVQDAFVKMLESDLASNEPARYMFRVVRNLSIDRLRRQRLERNHGVEAEQEEQIRFEVSPERVLAGRESLDQLVGALNELPKRMRIVFDLSQIQGYTQRDVAKVIGTSPTMVNFLLRDTLSHCRARLGDI; this is translated from the coding sequence ATGGATTTTCGCCCTGCAATCAGCCAGCCGCGCCGGCTCGGCTCATCGGCTTTAGGCGCCATCCATGCCGCGCGAGATGCGCGTCTCGACGCACTGATGGGCGCCTATAACACCCACCGCGAGGCGCTGTTGCGCCTGGCAGCAAAATTCCTTGGCTGCCGCGCCCGGGCAGAAGACGTGGTGCAGGACGCTTTCGTGAAGATGCTCGAAAGCGACCTGGCATCGAACGAACCTGCGCGATACATGTTTCGCGTCGTACGCAACCTGTCCATCGACCGCCTTCGCCGCCAGCGTCTCGAACGCAACCACGGCGTCGAGGCCGAGCAGGAAGAGCAGATACGTTTCGAGGTGTCCCCCGAGCGGGTGCTGGCGGGTCGCGAATCGCTCGATCAGCTGGTCGGCGCGCTCAACGAGCTGCCCAAGCGCATGCGCATTGTCTTTGACCTTAGCCAGATCCAGGGCTACACCCAGCGCGACGTGGCCAAGGTCATCGGCACCTCGCCGACGATGGTCAACTTCCTTCTGCGCGACACCCTTTCCCATTGTCGGGCCCGGCTTGGCGATATCTAG
- a CDS encoding multidrug ABC transporter permease/ATP-binding protein, which produces MKLIRLVFQQYRWPLAWVLLLSVSSGLLSVGVIAFVNQRMISSHDGLGTALWQFGLMLAVLLALASGASLSLTALGHRFVYGLRRVMVKRLLDTNIERIESIGGAKIFASLSSDIRAVTMAFVQLPDLIYGSVLSVASFSYLAWLSPSLFITTLCWMAFTLGVGWLLVGKLNAHIRALRESEDKLYQSYQGVIDGRKELTLNRDRARRLYEETFDVAAQRYREHFTLADRYHGLASNWANIMVLGTIGLAFYLANGLGWAPTEVAATYALTVLFMRTPLVLAVAAIPAQISGRVALDKVESLALAEHHESFDVAPTHIAGQWQTLELRDVEYHYPAQGDEPGFDVGPVNLTLRRGETVFLMGGNGSGKSSLARLLSGLYRPSAGAILVDGQVIGSEDWMAYRQLFASVFTDFHLFAQLLGADGRNADRTDIDQWLEQLHMKHKVQLGDGHLLDTRFSQGQRKRLALMLALLEKRDILLLDEWAADQDPLFRRFFYRELLPMFKKAGITVFAISHDDQYFDLADRLVKMESGQLSELQGDRRENASRDAVEEIGAAYQMKTVKAL; this is translated from the coding sequence ATGAAATTAATTCGTCTGGTCTTCCAGCAATACCGCTGGCCGCTTGCCTGGGTGCTGCTGCTGAGCGTCAGCAGCGGGCTGTTGAGCGTTGGCGTGATTGCCTTCGTCAATCAGCGAATGATCAGCAGCCACGACGGCCTTGGCACTGCGCTGTGGCAGTTCGGCCTCATGCTCGCCGTGCTGCTGGCGCTTGCATCCGGGGCGTCTTTGTCGCTGACCGCGCTGGGCCATCGCTTTGTCTATGGCCTGCGCCGGGTGATGGTCAAACGCCTGCTGGACACCAATATCGAGCGCATCGAATCCATCGGCGGTGCGAAGATTTTCGCCAGCCTGTCCAGCGACATTCGCGCGGTGACCATGGCCTTCGTGCAGTTGCCGGACCTGATCTACGGCTCGGTGCTCAGCGTCGCGTCATTCAGTTATCTCGCCTGGCTTTCGCCCTCGCTTTTCATCACCACCCTCTGCTGGATGGCGTTCACGCTGGGTGTCGGCTGGTTGCTGGTGGGCAAGCTCAACGCGCATATCCGCGCCCTGCGCGAGTCGGAAGACAAGCTTTACCAGAGCTATCAGGGCGTGATTGACGGGCGCAAGGAGTTGACTCTGAATCGTGATCGCGCTCGCCGGCTGTACGAAGAGACCTTCGACGTCGCCGCCCAGCGTTATCGCGAGCATTTCACCCTGGCTGACCGTTACCACGGCCTGGCCAGCAATTGGGCCAACATCATGGTGCTGGGCACCATCGGCCTGGCGTTTTATCTGGCCAACGGGCTGGGCTGGGCGCCCACCGAAGTCGCGGCCACTTACGCGCTGACCGTGCTGTTCATGCGCACGCCGTTGGTCTTGGCGGTGGCGGCGATCCCGGCGCAGATCTCCGGGCGCGTGGCGCTGGACAAGGTCGAGTCGCTGGCCCTGGCCGAGCACCACGAAAGCTTTGACGTCGCCCCCACGCACATCGCTGGCCAGTGGCAGACGCTGGAACTGCGCGATGTCGAATACCACTACCCCGCGCAGGGCGACGAACCCGGCTTTGATGTCGGCCCCGTGAACCTGACGCTGCGCCGTGGCGAAACCGTGTTTCTCATGGGCGGCAACGGCAGCGGTAAATCCAGCCTGGCGCGACTGCTCAGCGGGCTATATCGACCTTCGGCGGGCGCAATTCTGGTTGATGGGCAAGTGATCGGCTCAGAAGACTGGATGGCTTACCGTCAGCTCTTCGCCAGCGTCTTCACCGATTTCCATCTGTTCGCCCAACTGCTCGGCGCAGACGGGCGAAACGCCGACAGGACCGACATTGACCAATGGCTCGAACAGCTGCACATGAAGCACAAGGTGCAGCTCGGCGACGGTCACTTGCTCGACACGCGGTTCTCCCAGGGCCAGCGCAAGCGTCTTGCGCTGATGCTGGCGCTGCTGGAGAAGCGCGACATTCTCTTGCTGGACGAATGGGCCGCCGATCAAGACCCGCTGTTCCGCCGCTTTTTCTACCGCGAGCTGCTGCCGATGTTTAAAAAGGCCGGCATCACGGTGTTTGCCATCAGCCATGACGATCAGTATTTCGACCTCGCCGACCGGCTGGTGAAGATGGAGTCCGGGCAGCTCAGCGAGCTGCAGGGCGATCGCCGCGAGAACGCCAGTCGCGATGCGGTGGAGGAGATCGGCGCGGCGTATCAGATGAAAACGGTAAAGGCTTTGTAA
- a CDS encoding lysine N(6)-hydroxylase/L-ornithine N(5)-oxygenase family protein: protein MELVYDFIGIGFGPSNLALAIATQEHAQRSGLAPHVCFLEKKPAFNWHEGMLIDGSTMQISFLKDLVTLRNPASRFTFVNYLNERGRLQDFINLKTFFPTREEYTDYLSWAASHFNEQVQYGAEVMSVEPYFEEGRFVAMDVLSRDKNGEVCRRRARNLVFGIGGIPQAPAAFDGLEDARVLHSAGYRGGIEKLVANRPGPLRVAVVGGGQSAAEIFEDLASRFDNVEATLVIRGSALKPSDDSPFVNQIFNPSFTDTIFNHSQERRVALFDEFRNTNYSVVDTDLIETIFQRMYQQKVRGEERHRMLTNREVAHAEVASDGIELFLRDAPHDQMHSETFDVVVLATGYRRDYHLELLTGIQDCIQGASVDRHYRLPLTAGSEAGVFLQGCCEDSHGLSDTLLSVLAIRSQEVVESIFGDQQQPCSARTAQASTQPRVALKLAR from the coding sequence ATGGAACTCGTCTACGACTTCATCGGCATCGGTTTCGGCCCGTCGAACCTGGCTTTGGCCATCGCCACCCAGGAGCATGCCCAGCGCAGTGGTCTGGCGCCCCACGTGTGTTTCCTAGAAAAAAAGCCGGCGTTCAACTGGCACGAAGGCATGCTGATTGACGGCTCCACCATGCAGATTTCCTTCCTCAAGGACCTGGTCACGCTGCGCAATCCGGCCAGTCGTTTTACCTTCGTCAATTACCTGAACGAGCGCGGCCGTCTGCAGGACTTCATCAACCTCAAGACCTTTTTCCCGACCCGCGAGGAATACACCGATTACCTGAGCTGGGCCGCGTCGCATTTCAACGAACAGGTCCAGTACGGCGCCGAAGTGATGTCGGTCGAGCCGTACTTTGAAGAAGGCCGCTTCGTCGCGATGGATGTGCTGTCGCGTGACAAAAACGGTGAGGTCTGCCGCCGTCGCGCGCGCAACCTGGTGTTCGGTATCGGCGGTATTCCCCAGGCGCCGGCGGCGTTCGACGGGCTGGAGGATGCTCGTGTGCTGCACTCGGCCGGCTATCGCGGCGGCATCGAAAAGCTCGTCGCCAATCGGCCCGGGCCGCTGCGTGTGGCAGTGGTCGGTGGCGGGCAGAGCGCGGCGGAAATCTTTGAAGACCTGGCCTCGCGCTTCGACAACGTCGAGGCCACGCTGGTGATCCGCGGCAGCGCGCTGAAGCCGTCCGATGACAGCCCGTTCGTCAATCAGATCTTCAACCCGTCGTTCACCGACACCATTTTCAACCACAGCCAGGAGCGTCGCGTCGCGCTGTTCGACGAGTTCCGCAACACCAACTATTCGGTGGTCGACACCGACCTGATCGAGACCATCTTCCAGCGCATGTACCAGCAGAAAGTGCGCGGCGAAGAGCGCCATCGCATGCTCACCAATCGCGAGGTGGCACACGCCGAAGTCGCCAGCGATGGCATTGAGCTGTTCCTGCGCGATGCACCCCATGACCAGATGCACAGCGAAACTTTCGACGTGGTGGTGCTCGCCACTGGATACCGTCGCGACTACCACCTGGAACTGCTGACCGGCATTCAGGACTGCATTCAGGGCGCCAGCGTCGACCGTCACTATCGCTTGCCCCTGACCGCCGGCAGTGAGGCGGGGGTGTTTCTGCAAGGTTGCTGCGAAGACAGCCACGGCTTGAGCGACACCCTGTTGTCGGTGCTGGCGATCCGTTCCCAGGAGGTTGTCGAATCGATCTTCGGCGACCAGCAACAGCCGTGTTCGGCGCGCACGGCCCAGGCTTCAACGCAGCCGCGTGTGGCGCTGAAACTGGCCCGCTGA